The Aedes albopictus strain Foshan chromosome 1, AalbF5, whole genome shotgun sequence genomic interval ACACCGATGAAcgccaaaaagtatgcaattctcTTATAGTTTGATGTGTTTTAAACTGTTACGTTCAAAACCTGTTTATTTAAATATCGAAGGTAACCAAACTATCGAGATTACGCATAACATTAATAACAGTACTTACTGTATATCAactcaaatatttgtttttatacaAATAATGCTTTTTGGTGGATATATTTTTGAGCAGTACCTCCAAAACCACTATTATTCAAacaattttgtcaaaaattgtcacCTTAATTTATTTTCACAATCGAATCCACTTTTGACTTTAGGGGTGCATTAGAGAGAATTTTACTCCTTTGtctaagagacttcaactttcGGCCCGAGTGTCCTCAACATTCCCCGTTCAAATTaccaattcaaaaaagtgttacctTTTAGGTGCCAAGAAATTATACACAGTaacaccgctcagcactaaaatgtgtaagccctactcataagtgcataatttccagaccacacgaaaatgtgttacagttacacattctcaaaaacagctcgtacatttgtctagatgcgaaatgtcgatattttttttttgttttccaaggtcactagtaaacctaacaatatttgcgaatttaacgattttgcggacacaggagctgattttgtgaatgtgcaagggttagggtaagtgtgcccatcgttgtggtattaaggtaaatttattttaaaaacaatgatcgtaccatcaaatgaagggttgcaaaacgttagttggtagttttctatccaaatttgcttggaaaaatataaaaactatcgtttctctctgttttcgatcataaatcgcttaccacaacattaggcacactgttcctattatggaggtaaaatttaattttggttcctattgttgcggtatcccattgaaatcatatgggataccgcaacattaggaacactaccgcaacaataggaacacagcaacaaaaaatttaaagaaaatattttttttaaatagggttttgggcaaatcttaagcacacaaatcgtgcaatctcataatttaagcataatacatctattaaaaatgctttttggtaacatttcagtcgaaaaagtgctcaattgccactactgcaacattaggtactaccacaacgaagggaacaattaccctacacatttttggtgtagtctggaaattatgcattttagtgctgagcggcgttagcgtgtagaaGGCAAAACGCCTTTGATACTTTTACACTAATCTAAGTTTTTAGAAGTGTTTTTATTCTGTAAattatttgttgaaaaaaaaaatagtaattgtaccccattttacggtaattgGAAACCCGCTACAcgacattaaaaaaaatccagtcaaTTGCTACTTACTGCTTAATAAATTCCTTCGATCCGACCAACATCGATCCGACGGGGCAGGCTAGACTTTTGCTCAGACAGAAGCAAACGGAGTCGACATCGCGCACCACACGAGAAACCGGTACCTTTAGGTGCTCCGCCGCATTGAATACGCGTGCTCCATCCATATGTAGCTTAATGGACTTTTCCTTGCAGATTTTAGACAAATCCTCCATCCACTGCAGTGGCAGAACTTTCCCACCGCACATGTTGTGGGTGTTTTCGATCAACACCAGTTCGGTATTCGGCTCATGGACATCGAACCCACGGAACTTGTTCTGCAATTCATCAAGACAGAACGTTCCGTCCGACTTGTTCTTGATGTTGTTCAGCAAAACCCCGGCAAGTTGAGCCGATCCACCCTGTTCGTAGAGGAACACATGGGCCATATCACCGACAATCGCTTCGGCGCCTCGCCTGTTGCAGTGAACCATCACGGCCAGTAGATTGCCCATGGTACCACTCGGCACGAACAGCGCTGCCTTCTTTCCGAACAGCGCAGCCGCTCGTCGTTCTAGTTCGTTCACCGTGGGGTCTTCACCGTAGACGTCGTCACCTACCTCGGCTTCGTACATGGCCTTACGCATGCTGGCCGTTGGGACGCTAACGGTGTCCGAGCGGAAGTCCACTACGCGAACCGAGTAAACGGCTTCCCACGGTGTTCCGTTGGTAGTTGAATACATTGCCGATTTTAAAGTTAAAAGCTCTGCACTTGGAATTTGTCGAATTTCGCCACTGATGGAGCACACCTTTCTGCAAGCGGAGTTCGTTATCAACTGGCCCCCCAACTGCGCGTGATATTTTGTGTATGCCTTTGCCTTCACATACAAACATCGACTAGTAAGTCACGCTACGCCTAGAGGAATGTATTATTCAAAGCGAATATGGTCAAACATTTTATTCCGTGCGATGAGTTTGGGTCTTAAATTTCAGAATATGAGGAACTTCTCCAACATCATCGGCAAAAGTATTTCTATAGATTCATATGAAAATCATTTTATGACTTTTGCCTGGGTAAAATGGTAACAAATCTAAGAACAGCAAATTCTcactgattaaaaaaaaaatgctgtgtaCATATCTCCATTCGATAAATTCTTCCTTCAGACATGGCGTGGACTGGTTTTGTATATGTACGTACGTATGTGTTGCAGATTGGCGGGCAACACAAGTTTTGAGAACTCATCACTTATAAGCCTCTATGTCTGAAGTATCTCCCTCATAAATGGCAAGAAGTAAATTGAATTATCAGCTCTCAACGGCTCTGTCCAGTGCCAACATCAATCAAAATTTTATGAGTCTTTATTTGAATTTGCAAATCATTGGTTTGTTTGTGTTGTGTGTCTTCGGCGCCGGTATTATATCATACCGGTGCATGCGTTAGTGCGCATGTGCGCAAAGATTCAAAGAAAGATAGAGAaccgtaccgtaatctgggggaaaTTGATCACTGTTCATCcattcttttgaataaaatcaggtacaatagtagaataactagccacatacactcccgatcaaaagtttggggtcaccccctcaaaaacatgtcattttttaggcccatatctccgccaatttgtgtccaattcaaaaccctaggtttcattcaaaagataataagtcaaacaaactttgaacatgatttaaaagaaactttttcaaaaaaaaaaattgtttgtaaacttaactcaattttaattctttttggctcatttcaaaaataattaactaattttacgtttgatgtctttaacttaacgtatttaacgattttaacGACAAAACTTTTATGTGAAGttgacacatttcaccacacttcaaaaaatgaggcaaccttacgttaagttttagtatgtaaatttcaacaaatatgtgtggttcaatgtctatgcagtattagtatcattcattttgtatcAAATAAGCcaggaagaattaaaattgaatgaaagatgacaaagatatcaacaaatcacttttccttgTTTTACGAAActtaccccaaacttttggctgatacattgaggggtgaccccaaacttttggtcgatgacatgaagagttaatttacttaataacttttttctagatttttcaactaagttttgtaaaaagcagtcgaaagttaatagaaaatgggtcatattaccgctctcatcttaaaatttggtctacccaaattccagcgacactgccgtaagtttatattcattttttagaaaattcggaaactttgggttaagtttacatacaaatttttttgaaaaagtttcttttaaatcatgttcaaagtttctttgacttattatcttttgaatgagacctagggttttgaaatcggacgcaaattggcaaagatatgggcctaaaaaaatgacatgtttttgaaggggtgaccccaaacttttgatcgggagtgtaagtacaatgtcgcgactattcgtttgactaacatctagtttgccacacccttacagcgtcagcagtggTGCTAGAAGTGTCAAGATAATTTTGTTTATCAAAACAAAAGGGCCTCTACAAGATGGCCGCTTAAAAAtggtaaattattgcaattaaagttattaaaataactaaatgagaaaagtgactacagcgccattggagttctagtgtatttctattggtaCAATGCAtatccctaataaaaatgtatcataaGTCGACGATAACATCAACAATTGTATCATTCAGAGTAtcatcaagatgatagcccgaaagggtggTTAAGcatgttgtatcatatttttctattaaggACGATTCCAAACAAATATTCTTAAAACACACCGAAGGGACCTGTGACCTGTACCAAGCTCCGTAAACGAAATTTTTACATGAAACTACTAAATTTTGTAAAACATGTTCAAAAGACCAAATTAAAATTGATCAACCCAGATTCAATATTTTAAGATTGAAAAATTATTGAGCAAACTAAATTTAATGATACTGAATCTGAATAAggttttaaaattcttacaactggtttattataccgtctacccccgttggtttgaacgacacctcatgcaaaccaacggggttcattttttaatctgaacttctagtaaccctgtgggcatcgaaaaacacactgatggcaaccctttttgctgttttgttttgaatctgcgttccgtttcaccccgttccatgagcagaatgacgtttgaaccatttttagtttgaacgatgtgcagattagagggggtcaaattaaaaagtgttcagattagatgaggtcaaaccaacgggggtagacggtagatgtaaataataaaataaagatcAGTTAATTACAGATTGTCCCACATTAAAATTAGGCGCTTAATGCGGATCAATCTGTAATTTACTGAACTTTATTTTAAAAAGGGACTGTTCAATTCATAAAAACGGACAagtttgcaaggctataaaaagaaacacaaagttcaaatttaaccagctTTGTTTTGTTGTTTAGTGCATTATATATCCCTTTcaagacggagcgcaaaaaagtgaagtgTTCATACAATTTGCTCAACTTTTGCTCTCCAGCACTCCCACTCCCACTCAGAACCCCGAATATTTCTTGGGGACCTTAATGGTCACCATCCTACCGGTCCactaagtattaccggaggaatggatggaaggtatggtgtgtcccatctacaaatagggcgacaagttggattgcgggaactaccgcgcgatcacactactgagcgctgcctacaagatactctctgaaattttatgccgccgtatatcaccgattgcaagagagttacagcaaggtgatggtctttcgtgcttgctgttcaacgttgctttagagggtgtaattaggagagcggggataaaaacgagtggaacgattttcacgaagtccgttcagctgcttggtttcgctgatgatattgatattattgctagtaaatttgagacgattgcggaaacgtacatccgactaaagagtgaagccaggcgaatcggattagtcattgatgtgtcgaagacaaagtacatgatggcaaagggctccagcgtGCCCGCCAccgcgaatttatatcgacgatgatgaaatcgaggcggttgaagatttcgtgtacttgggctcactggtggccgccgacaacgacaccagcagagaaattcagaggcgcattgtggcaggaaatcgtgcttactttggactccgcagaactctacgatcgaataaagttcgccgtaacacgaagttaactatctacaaaacgctgattagaccggtcgtcctttatgggcacgaaacatggaccctacgtgcagagaaccaacgcgcccttggagtttttgaacggaaggtgttgcgtaccatctacggcggagtgcagatggaagacgggacttgcagaaggcgaatgaaccacgagctgcatcagctgctaagagaaccaaccatcgtccataccacgaaaatcgggaggctacaatgggcgggtcacgtcatcaagtgtcggatagcaacccgactaaaatggttctcgagagtcatccgaccggtacaagaagacgtggagcgcagcgagctaggtgggtcgaccaagtggaggacgatctgcggaccctatgcagagtgcggaactggagacaaactgccatggaccacgtatatgacatccctatacccacccaataggattgtttgcagccaacatcaattgggttcccccattgacaatacATTTGTGTTCCCTAAACATTAGTGTAAGATGCGGGAATCGTattcgtgacgtcatcgcaccctggtgccatggaccgagtggaatggaggcggctactatgtacagcagaggccaccccggccttagcctgattggtaaggtaataAGTAAGGCTCTCGTTTTCAATACGCGGTGAAGCTTCATTGTTAGTTGTGAACAATGAATGCTGTACGAAAAAACACGTTAATCGTCAATTCTGACGTTCTTCCCGTTCGACGGAGTGCAGGAACTATAAAACAGTTTCTCGATGAGAAACTCAAACTGGACATTGCTGCTTCTACAGATACCCAAGAAGTGGGTCTTCAGGTGATGTGGAGTCAACACTAAAACttctttctctctcttccttaccttcgcggtacgcccgttagggatggctTCGAGAAGGGGGATaacttcgtacaatgagtacattctaatggtaagcgttccacctgctaccaccttaagttgttcgctcttcTCCGGAGTctcgggccctggctagtacatagactacccgttgggctcaagctcctggatggggagagggagccaactcaactagctgttgtttctctgtagttcaaggacgattcgagataccgtggaagaaacggcatccaacttgtcctcccccgtacacatattttcaacaatgttgtcgggagtgatatctctaccgcatacctcatgcatactcgacctttgctccacgaagcgtgggcattcaaagagcacatgctccgcggtctcgtcgcagtctgcacgcTCCGGACACGTAGGAGAGCCTGCATGTCCGCATCTGTGCAGAtatcacctaaagcacccatggcctgacagaaattgtgtcaagtgaaaattcacctcgccatggggcctgctcgtccacttggacacgctcggtatgaacctgtgtgtccatctacccttgttggaggatgaccaatccctctgccatttcaacatcgacgatgttctggcaatccgtctcgcgcctcttgtgccgcgtctCGCGAAGCACTCCTTGTTctctgacaccacaagtgctatggacatcatacccgccagcatgcataccgcgtcctttgacaccgtacggtatgcgctgatgaccctaaggcCCATCAACCTTTGCATACTTTCAAGCCGCTCTACGTTTCGCTTGACCACTAGCGTGCTCCACCATGTAgaagcgccataccgtagtatagagaccgctactgtcgcgagaagtctacgcttactcgagactattgccgagctatttgacattatcttcgatagtgctataacactggtcgacagtagatcacgcactttgaccacttgatccatttccgaaggattttggtccgctgattccgaatctgacttcggaattgctgtaacacgtacagtttttgagaaaaatagggttttattcacaaaatttcatatttttatagaaaacaaaatgttgtcttaatatttatatttttttgagcAGATTTATGAGCAGATACATCATAAccagtatttaaattcaatagattttgattccctgattcagaatctgacctaagaatttttgtaaaacgtaattttttttgagaaaaatggggttttatttacaaaaattcatatttttaaagaaaatatactattgtcattttaatttcaattttttatctcctcattttagccaatatttgtatttattagattttcatccaccgatttggtaactaacctaaaaatctctgtaacacgtgcattttttgagaaaaatggggtttcattcataaaatttcatattttcaaagaaaataaaatattgtctttataattttaaagtttttatctactcatcttaattcatattttatttttaaaatattctatttcacttatttgtattctcacctatgaatttctgtaacacgtaaaatttatgagaaaaatattttattcacaaaatttcatattttcatggaaaaactattgtctttataattttatttttttttatctgctcatcttaacaaatatttatgtttaatggatttatggaaatctgacccaagaatttctgtgacacgtacaatttttaagaaaaataattgttggcgtaagtaaaaggaaaacacagtctgggtagttgccaaactgggcagcttcaaagttgcaaatatatttcgattaatgcaatagcatatacaaaaaaaaatgatctacttacatttctgggtaacaacctaattaacctgcgctacaatggggttttatttttcctcaaaaaattcacgggttacagaaattcttaggtcagtttccgaatcattggatcaaaatctattaaatattggttaagatgaggagataaaattttaaagacagtattttatttcctctaaaaatatgaaattttgtgtttttcttaaaagctgtacgtgttacagaaattcttaggtcagtataTATACAGTatatatatgaaaatctattaaatacaaatattggttaagctgcgcagataaaaatatgaaaattatgaagacaacagtttattttctatgagaatatgattttttttttgtataattccatttttctctaaaattttacgtgttacagaaattcttaggtcagattctgaatcagaatatgaaaatctattaaatacaaatattggttaagatgagcagataaaaatattaaacttataaagacatatgaaaatatgaaattttttgaataatccctactaaaattttacctgttacggaaattcttaggccacattctgaatcagtagatcaaaatcttttcaataaaaaaattggttatgatgagcaggtggaaaattgaaaattataaaaacaatattttattttatatgaaaatatgaaatttgtgaataaaaccctattattctcaaaaattgtacgtgttacagaaattcttaggtcagattccgaatcagtatatgaaaatctattaaaacaaatattggttgagatgagcagatagaaaaaaattaaaattataacgacagtagtttattttctatgaaaaaaataaaattataaagacagtagtttattttatatgaaaatatgaaattttgtatttaaaattctatttttctcaaaaattttacgtgttacagaaatttttaggccagattgcaaatcataatttatttaatataaatattggaaaacatgggcaaataaaataataaaattgtaaATACAATAGtcttttttctatgaaaatatggaatttgtgaataaaacccaatttttctaaaaaaaaaaaaatacgtgttactaaaattattaggtcggattctgactcaatggatcaaaatctattgaatatgaatattagttataatgagcagatgaaaaaattgaaattataaagacaatattaagttttctctgaaaatatgaaattttgtgaataataccctactttcttaaaaattttacgtattacagaaactcttaggccagtttctgaaccagtggatcaaaatctattgaataaaaatattggttatgatgagcagatggaaaattgaaaaaaaaaacaatattttattttatgtgaaaaactgaaatttgtgaataaaaccctatatttctaaaaaaaaattacgtgttacagaaattcataggtcagattccgaatcagtatatgaaaatctattaaatacaaatattagttgagatgagcagataaaaaaaattaaaattgtaaagacagtagtttattttctatgaaaatatgaaatttgtgtttaaaaccctatttttccaaaaaatttacgtgttacagaagttcttaggtcagattgcaaatcataatcgccatgcttgccctcttGAAAACACATTCCACGTGGCTGCCAAAGTTCAGcatcgatcatgactccgagttgcttcaaggagcgcttggagttgatcgcgCACCCGCCTGAGGTGACCACCgcatgttgttcagacttgcggttgttcaccaccaccatttccatcttgtggtgtgcgagtgccagctgacgAGACCTCATCCAGTCTACGATTATGCCAATTGCATGCACCGCTGTCAGTTCTACTTCCTCTATCAACTCGGTGTAAaccgtgagggtaatgtcatcggcaaagccgacaagctttacgcccggtggaagtgtgggcctcaatacgccatcgtacgccgcgttccatagtaccgagcCCTAGATGGACCCTTAtggtactcccgcggtgatgttgtaccaCTTTTCGCCCTCGCCCgtgtcatagagtagcaccctatTATGGAAATAGCTCTCTGGTATCCGGCGGCGTAAgctatccgggactcctaggtgttgGATTGGGATTTCAATGGCtgcccaactgacgctattgagcgcattcttcacatccaacgtgGCTACCGCACagtaacgaattcctctacgcttttttctggagtgctatctcggccgtttcggTTACGGCCTTGAtaacgtccaccgtcgatcgacctttccggaagccaaactgattatccgagagcccagaaaacatagcctaggctgtcctgaaaaactttgttgaagaccgcgaagtgatctgatgcttatgaaaaaagttatagcgttggcactgcttggtgaaacatcatgattttgttgctattgttattcctttacatgttaaaacataaacacatgcatgcggttcgttggtcatgactattttcacaagcatcggattgctttgcggtcttcaacaaagttcttcagaacatcctaggctatcaatttacagtatcggttaaaaagtttcagacaatttttttcaacttatggctaaaatgcaaaaaaagtatgttttctcatacaaaatcccatacaaatttgaattgcaatgcgcaaagtgtagacgcaaccgatcgtgctcaaattatgcacagatactcaggacccgaaacgaaaccaaaaaagctttgatctgagaaaacgcttccgatgacccacactatgtgcagtggagcaacgtcaaagagaacttcgtgcGCTGCCgttggagttgaagagaacgctccagacatcgccattaaggcaaaactggatccatttcctcattttttgtttttttttttattttttataaaataacgaagcaatatttttaatatcggttttcgtgcacatattGAGTATGGATCTAGatatcttccgatttttttttcagatggaaaatgtttttagtttttgcagaaaccattttttaacaaaaattcacaaaaaatgatttctgcaaaaacgaaaaacattttccacctggaaaaaattcaggagataccttgatccttacctacatgtgcacgaaaaccgattttgaaaatattgcttcgatattttatgaaaaatcaaaaacaaaaataatgaggaaatgcttccaattTTTCCTTAAGcatatcctttggagatggcctaactttgattggaccgttttcatttcgcccttttgtcaCCACATAAGACATccgtaagccaatattggccgaacaacagttgtgtagataacatttgatatacttgggttttagaccccaagttgtagcaaaggttcgccggcattgtccgaaggccatacCAGCTTTCTTGATtcagaactcaatgtgaggtgtccaggaaagcttggaatcaagaatgactccaacgtactttacctgttcagtcacatcgcattgctctgttgctactaagatggtaatctcagattctacttcatattttgcaacaaaaacctatcattgtgtatgctcacttgcagtgcatatgctgattggttttcagcatcttcagtgcgataggtctcgagattaccatcttcaaaatcgcgaggcaaattgttagaaagaggggcaagataggaaaaataacacggcgtcccgtttcaccttaacaatgctaggtagtcgtcggcaaaaccataagtaggaaaaccgctattattgagttgcctcaatagcgcatcggctacgagattccacaaaagcggtgacaagactccccctggTAGGCATCcataaacactcaatttcctaatccctgctagacgcaatgttgagaagatacactacccgccataaatatggaatcgcatcgcccagtattgcaacaccccagttgaatattgcagcacccccagaaagtttggcatcacctgaagacttcatcactttctgatctgtatctcaaaaaccgtatcccctgcatagtttagaccttcagcaaagttgatcagaagacctatggctatcaaatggtagtaagtttagtgcgtaattccgccgctatgtggcgctagtgtgcatttaaaacgaagtactttgacatggtttatctcatgattctgaccacctagaaagttcgtgtcttcagcaatgttgatcagacggtctatggctatcaaatggtggtaagtttagtgcgtaattccgccgctatgtgacgctagtgtgcatttaaaacgaagtactttgacatggtttatctcatgattctgaccacctagaaagttcgtgtcttcagcaaagttaatcagacggtctatgactatcaaatggtgataagtttagtgcgtaatttcaccgctatgtggcaccagtgtacatttacaacgaagtactttggcatggtttatctcataactttgaccacctagaaagttcttgccttcagcaaagttggtcagccggtctatggctatcaaatggtagtaagtttactgcgtaattccgccgctatgaggcaccagtgtgcatttacaacgaggTACTTTGAcaaggtttatctcatgattctgaccacccagaatgttcttgtcttcgcaatgttgatcagacggtttacggctatcaaatggtggtaaatatagtgcgtaattccgccgctatgtgacgcCCGTGTGCAtttaaacgaagtactttgacatggtttatctcatgattctgaccacttagattgttcgtgtcttcggcaaagttgatcagacggtctatggctatcaaatggtggtaagtttagtgcgtaattccgttgctatgtggcgccagtgtgcatttaaaacgaagtactttgacatggtttatctcatgattctgatcacctaggccatacgctgcagtttgtcacgccgccggtttttatttttcgcactggcgatcagtgcacaaacaaaatttatgttgcattccttcaaggattcttcttgaaattttttcggggatttcgctgtcgtggatttctcctaaaattccttcggggtgtcctcctggaatttcttcgatggtttcttttagaattattacggagattcctccttgatttcctccaggaattcctcatagaactcctccaggagccctcctggaatttcttcggggatttctcctagagtttcttcggagatttcttctgaacttcctaTGAGGTTTCCTctcccccctgggattcctgcagggatttgtcctgtaatttcttcagagatttctcttgaaatttcttcaggatatcctcctggaattccgtcgaagtattcattctgggcttccttcagggattccttcggagatttctccttgaattctttcggaaatttcttttggaattcctacggggtcttctcctagagttcttttggggatttctcctggaattatttcggggattgatccacgagttctttcggaaattcctgctgaacttccttcaaggaatcct includes:
- the LOC109432163 gene encoding uncharacterized protein LOC109432163; this encodes MYSTTNGTPWEAVYSVRVVDFRSDTVSVPTASMRKAMYEAEVGDDVYGEDPTVNELERRAAALFGKKAALFVPSGTMGNLLAVMVHCNRRGAEAIVGDMAHVFLYEQGGSAQLAGVLLNNIKNKSDGTFCLDELQNKFRGFDVHEPNTELVLIENTHNMCGGKVLPLQWMEDLSKICKEKSIKLHMDGARVFNAAEHLKVPVSRVVRDVDSVCFCLSKSLACPVGSMLVGSKEFIKQAHRLRKALGGGMRQVGFLAAAALVALDEVVPKLALDHDRTARIANAIHAMNSPLFTVDLKNLHSNILMVQILTPKIKSSDFAQRLKEVQAEEIKGGLIDGSGKGISVKLSARDWAFARIVIYTNLTDEDVDLAIRKIKYVIEEYQTTLV